A region from the Candidatus Limnocylindria bacterium genome encodes:
- the ruvB gene encoding Holliday junction branch migration DNA helicase RuvB: MGDGKRPRDVAPAVREERERSLEATLRPQRLSDDEYINQDNVKSQLRILIEAAKARGEPLDHVALYGPPGVGKTSLANVIAHELGVPIRITSGPAIERAGDLAAILTNLQAGEVLFIDEVHRLPRLVEEVLYPAMDVYQLDIVIGKGPGARTLRLPLPRFTLVGATTRIGRLSSPLRDRFGATYKLDLFETEALEKVVRRSARILGVEIEAAAAHEIARRSRGTPRIANRWLKRVRDFAQVRHDGRVTLAVAREALAALEVDDKGLDAVDRTLLAAIVDKFAGGPVGLETLAAALSEDAETIEDVYEPYLMQQGYLKRTPRGRVATEHAYRHLGRTPPTGATLWNGAQPDEPSRSEE; encoded by the coding sequence ATCGGCGACGGGAAGAGACCGCGCGACGTCGCGCCGGCGGTGCGTGAGGAACGCGAGCGCTCGCTCGAGGCGACACTTCGCCCGCAGCGGCTCTCCGACGACGAGTACATCAATCAAGACAACGTCAAGAGCCAGCTGCGGATCCTCATCGAAGCGGCGAAGGCGCGGGGCGAGCCGCTCGATCACGTCGCGCTCTACGGCCCACCGGGAGTGGGAAAGACGTCGCTTGCGAATGTCATCGCGCACGAGCTCGGCGTGCCGATACGGATCACGAGCGGGCCCGCGATCGAGCGCGCCGGCGATCTCGCCGCGATCCTGACCAACCTCCAGGCGGGTGAGGTGCTCTTCATCGACGAGGTCCACCGCCTGCCGCGATTGGTTGAGGAAGTGCTCTACCCGGCTATGGACGTCTATCAGCTCGACATCGTCATCGGCAAAGGACCGGGGGCGCGCACACTGCGCCTCCCGCTTCCGCGCTTCACGCTCGTCGGCGCGACGACACGCATCGGCCGGCTCTCATCGCCGCTGCGCGACCGCTTCGGCGCGACGTACAAGCTCGACCTGTTCGAGACGGAGGCGCTCGAGAAGGTCGTCCGCCGATCGGCGCGCATCCTCGGCGTCGAGATCGAGGCCGCCGCCGCGCACGAGATCGCGCGACGTTCGCGCGGCACGCCGCGCATCGCGAACCGCTGGCTCAAGCGAGTGCGCGACTTCGCTCAGGTGAGACACGACGGGCGGGTGACGCTCGCAGTCGCGCGCGAGGCGCTCGCAGCGCTCGAGGTCGATGACAAGGGTCTCGACGCGGTCGACCGCACGCTCCTCGCGGCGATCGTCGACAAGTTCGCCGGCGGACCGGTAGGTCTCGAAACGCTTGCGGCGGCCCTCAGCGAGGACGCGGAGACCATCGAAGATGTGTACGAGCCGTACCTCATGCAGCAGGGGTACCTCAAGCGGACGCCGCGCGGCCGGGTCGCCACGGAGCACGCGTACCGCCACCTTGGTCGCACCCCGCCGACCGGAGCGACGCTGTGGAACGGCGCGCAGCCGGACGAGCCGTCGAGGTCGGAGGAGTGA
- a CDS encoding cob(I)yrinic acid a,c-diamide adenosyltransferase, which yields MPARKRSSPHATTRSARVTTRTGDGGETSLFGKGRVRKTDPRIVALGDLDEAQSAIGVARAMAPRSTMGRQLLELQRGLYIAMSEVATPREDLARLKTRLDDAALAKVDSALEWLKARTPIEGRFVIPGESPISAALDQARTVARRAERSVVACVDAGTVSGGVLLPWLNRLSDLLFVLARTVEKSRPGARR from the coding sequence GTGCCAGCCCGAAAGCGCTCATCACCGCACGCCACCACCCGCTCGGCGCGCGTGACGACCCGTACTGGGGACGGCGGCGAGACGTCGCTCTTCGGCAAGGGTCGCGTGCGCAAGACAGATCCTCGTATCGTCGCTCTCGGCGACCTCGACGAAGCGCAGAGCGCGATCGGCGTCGCGCGCGCGATGGCACCGAGGTCGACGATGGGCCGGCAGCTGTTGGAACTGCAGCGGGGCCTGTACATCGCGATGTCCGAGGTGGCGACACCGCGGGAGGACCTCGCGCGCCTCAAGACGCGACTCGACGACGCCGCCCTCGCGAAAGTCGACAGCGCTCTGGAATGGCTGAAGGCGCGCACGCCGATCGAGGGCCGTTTCGTCATACCGGGCGAGAGTCCAATTTCGGCTGCGCTCGATCAGGCGCGCACGGTCGCGCGTCGGGCCGAACGAAGCGTGGTCGCCTGCGTCGATGCGGGCACGGTCTCCGGCGGTGTGCTGCTGCCCTGGCTCAACCGGCTATCGGACCTGCTCTTCGTGCTCGCACGAACGGTGGAGAAAAGCCGACCCGGTGCGCGTCGCTAG
- a CDS encoding iron-sulfur cluster assembly protein has translation MATEETAAKPEKASSPIVAEAEKQEKILNALQAVLDPEIGLSVIDLDLIREVVFTPDEAEVKMVLTTPFCPYGPMLINQIQSVSEQAAEMPVKVTVLPDHWEPPPWLR, from the coding sequence ATGGCCACAGAAGAAACCGCGGCGAAGCCGGAGAAGGCGTCGTCGCCGATCGTCGCCGAGGCCGAAAAGCAGGAGAAGATCCTGAACGCGCTTCAGGCCGTCCTCGATCCCGAGATCGGACTGTCGGTCATCGATCTCGACCTCATCCGCGAGGTCGTCTTCACGCCGGACGAGGCCGAGGTGAAGATGGTGCTCACCACGCCGTTCTGCCCGTACGGCCCGATGCTCATCAACCAGATCCAGTCAGTGTCCGAGCAGGCAGCCGAGATGCCGGTGAAGGTCACCGTGTTGCCCGACCACTGGGAGCCACCACCCTGGCTGCGATAG
- a CDS encoding serine hydrolase domain-containing protein — protein MAVRDSAPPGTLGRELDQVIADASSRFNVPGIAVALISGEDHLTAAVGVTSVENPLPVDADTLFRIASITKPITGTALMKLVELGRLDFDAPIRSYLPDLRLADEDVAAHVTMRHIVTHRVGLSSRMKNFGGGDDALAKWTAHLSDLPQRARLGELFCYSWDFQLTGRVIEVLTGKTYEDAIRELVLVPLGMTRSCFFARDAITYRVAAGHDVKDGRPQVARPWMEVRNGHPSGGMLSTASDLMRFMRLHLGQLSAGGERLLSEESIAFMASALTSEGAHGVTWWRFTVNGLLVIEHAGGYPGFLAELVLVPARQFGIAVLTNITRTGYQHRVPEIGVVSGDIVAWALSRCLDLHVPADRPLTLAASELSAYAGRYAGEFGEIDITVGQGCLVVTRHAGPDAAPPRPYSVAFYEPDKVFHLDGTDKDTRGGFVRDSRGDVAWFRPSIPEIYHRQRV, from the coding sequence ATGGCGGTCCGCGATTCCGCACCCCCAGGCACACTCGGCAGAGAGTTAGATCAGGTCATCGCAGACGCGAGCAGTCGCTTCAACGTGCCTGGGATCGCCGTCGCGCTCATCTCCGGCGAGGACCATCTGACAGCGGCGGTCGGCGTGACGAGTGTCGAAAACCCCCTGCCGGTCGACGCCGACACGCTCTTCAGGATCGCTTCGATCACCAAACCGATCACGGGAACTGCGCTTATGAAGCTGGTCGAACTCGGTCGCCTCGACTTCGACGCACCGATTCGCTCCTATCTTCCCGACCTCCGCCTCGCTGACGAGGATGTTGCCGCTCACGTGACGATGCGGCACATCGTTACCCACCGCGTAGGGCTATCGAGCCGCATGAAGAACTTCGGTGGTGGCGACGACGCCCTAGCAAAGTGGACCGCTCACTTGAGCGATCTTCCCCAGCGCGCGAGACTCGGAGAGCTGTTCTGCTACTCGTGGGACTTCCAACTGACAGGACGCGTCATAGAGGTCCTGACCGGAAAGACCTACGAGGACGCGATTCGTGAGCTCGTCCTGGTCCCTCTTGGGATGACTCGATCGTGCTTCTTCGCGAGGGACGCCATCACATATCGCGTCGCCGCCGGGCATGACGTAAAGGATGGAAGGCCGCAGGTCGCACGACCTTGGATGGAGGTGCGCAACGGGCATCCCTCTGGCGGGATGCTCTCGACCGCCAGCGATCTGATGCGGTTCATGCGTCTGCACCTCGGGCAGCTTTCCGCGGGAGGTGAGCGGCTGCTGTCGGAAGAGTCCATCGCGTTCATGGCCTCCGCGCTGACCTCCGAAGGGGCACACGGTGTGACATGGTGGCGGTTTACGGTGAACGGACTCCTCGTGATCGAACACGCCGGCGGGTATCCGGGTTTCCTGGCTGAGCTTGTGCTCGTGCCGGCCCGGCAATTCGGTATCGCGGTCCTTACGAACATCACACGCACGGGCTACCAGCACCGCGTACCCGAGATCGGGGTCGTCAGCGGCGACATCGTGGCGTGGGCGCTCTCGAGGTGTCTCGACCTTCACGTACCGGCCGACAGGCCGCTCACGCTCGCGGCGAGCGAGCTGTCCGCGTATGCGGGGAGGTATGCGGGGGAGTTCGGCGAGATCGATATCACCGTAGGCCAGGGGTGCTTGGTAGTGACGCGGCATGCCGGCCCTGATGCAGCGCCACCACGTCCATACAGCGTGGCGTTCTACGAACCCGACAAGGTGTTCCATCTGGACGGAACGGATAAGGACACCCGCGGGGGATTTGTACGAGATTCGCGAGGCGATGTGGCGTGGTTCAGGCCTTCCATCCCGGAGATCTATCACCGCCAGAGGGTCTAG
- a CDS encoding EAL domain-containing protein, whose product MIGESRFELERAITQNELELHYQPIFDISGDALRGVEALVRWKHPQKGLVSPHAFLPTAAREGLMHALTAWVLREALLQASVWRKDGLTLNISVNIAASDLGDQRFVRLLDRTLKITAGSSAFSAEIRADETAEASSAGVRELSSRKIPIALDDVTSVTQLDSASQWPLDTVKIGREIIGHALEDPKSGEMAHSIAQFAGQRDIGIVAVGIESKEMLGLARALGCVGVQGYLLAKPMPSPALRRWARAGA is encoded by the coding sequence GTGATCGGCGAGAGTCGCTTCGAGCTCGAGCGCGCGATCACGCAGAACGAGCTCGAGCTCCACTACCAGCCGATCTTCGACATCAGCGGCGATGCCCTACGCGGTGTCGAGGCGCTCGTCCGGTGGAAGCATCCGCAGAAGGGCTTGGTCTCGCCGCATGCCTTCCTTCCGACCGCCGCGCGAGAGGGCCTCATGCACGCGCTCACAGCGTGGGTGCTGCGCGAGGCGTTGCTGCAGGCGAGCGTCTGGCGCAAGGATGGCCTCACGCTGAACATCTCGGTCAACATCGCGGCGAGCGACCTCGGCGATCAGCGCTTCGTGCGCCTGCTGGACCGGACGCTCAAGATCACCGCCGGCTCGTCGGCGTTCAGCGCGGAGATCCGCGCCGATGAGACCGCGGAGGCATCCAGCGCGGGTGTGCGCGAGCTCAGCTCGCGCAAGATCCCGATCGCACTCGATGACGTCACCAGCGTCACGCAGCTCGACAGTGCTTCGCAGTGGCCGCTCGACACGGTGAAGATCGGGCGCGAGATCATCGGCCACGCACTCGAGGATCCGAAGTCGGGGGAGATGGCCCACTCCATCGCGCAGTTCGCTGGGCAGCGGGACATCGGGATCGTTGCCGTGGGCATCGAGAGCAAGGAGATGCTCGGCCTCGCTCGCGCGCTCGGCTGCGTCGGCGTGCAGGGGTACCTGCTCGCGAAGCCGATGCCGAGTCCCGCACTCCGGCGCTGGGCGAGGGCTGGCGCCTGA
- a CDS encoding PQQ-dependent sugar dehydrogenase codes for MQLIASGLEAPWSVALAPDGRLFVTERPGRVRIVRLGAGGGLEARPWATLPARANPDAERGLLGITLDPDFARNGFVYLYYSYAGAGGATLNRLVRMHDANGAGTDETILVDNIPGSSNHDGGRIAFGPDGKLYVATGDGEQQARAQDRNSLGGKILRLEKDGSVPSDNPFAGSPVFSLGHRNVQGLAFQPDTGVLYETEHGPSGLFPACCQDEVNRIEAGANYGWPIVTGKPGDARFRDPIAWSGNFDTWAPSGAAFATRPGPLRGSLLFATLRGQHLHRIVFTPDGRGVAFEERLLVNQYGRLRDVYEIASGEFLVLTSNRDGRGRPAADDDRVLLVTLR; via the coding sequence GTGCAGCTCATCGCCAGCGGCCTCGAAGCGCCGTGGTCGGTCGCCCTCGCGCCGGATGGGCGGCTCTTCGTCACCGAACGCCCGGGCCGCGTTCGCATCGTTCGGCTCGGAGCCGGCGGTGGTCTGGAGGCGCGGCCGTGGGCGACGCTCCCGGCGCGCGCGAATCCGGATGCGGAACGCGGGCTGCTCGGGATCACGCTCGATCCCGATTTCGCGCGGAACGGCTTCGTGTACCTCTATTACTCGTACGCTGGTGCGGGCGGCGCGACGCTCAATCGACTGGTGCGCATGCACGACGCGAACGGCGCGGGCACCGACGAGACGATCCTCGTCGATAACATCCCCGGATCGTCGAATCACGACGGCGGCCGCATCGCGTTCGGACCCGACGGCAAGCTGTACGTGGCGACGGGTGATGGCGAACAGCAGGCGCGTGCGCAGGATCGGAACTCGCTGGGAGGCAAGATCCTGCGGCTCGAGAAGGACGGCAGCGTGCCATCGGACAATCCGTTCGCGGGCTCGCCGGTGTTCTCACTCGGACATCGCAACGTGCAGGGGCTCGCATTCCAGCCGGACACCGGCGTCCTCTATGAAACGGAGCACGGACCGAGCGGACTATTTCCGGCCTGTTGCCAGGACGAGGTGAATCGGATCGAGGCCGGCGCGAACTACGGCTGGCCGATCGTCACGGGCAAGCCTGGTGACGCGCGCTTTCGCGATCCGATCGCATGGAGCGGCAACTTCGACACGTGGGCGCCGTCGGGAGCTGCCTTTGCGACGAGGCCCGGCCCGCTGCGCGGCTCGTTGCTCTTCGCGACGCTGCGTGGCCAGCATCTGCATCGGATCGTCTTCACACCCGACGGTCGCGGCGTGGCCTTTGAGGAGCGGCTTCTGGTGAACCAGTACGGCAGGCTCCGCGACGTCTACGAGATCGCGAGCGGCGAATTCCTCGTGCTCACGAGCAACCGCGATGGACGCGGCCGGCCTGCAGCGGACGACGATCGCGTCCTGCTCGTGACGCTCCGTTAA